The genome window AAGAAGACTAGTAGAGTAATAAGACTCATGGATCACTTGCCACATGCAGTAGAATGTTTAACAAAATTGCCATTAAAAATGAACAGGATGATGCAGTAGTGAATCCTATATGGATTTCCAAACTCAAAACAATAAATGTTGAGCATAGATAAGAGAGACGGGCCATGCAGAGATGGAATTTGAAACTTACGAAGAAAATCTCAACAGCTTTGTGATAACGCTTTGGTGACCTTCCCCTTCTTGAGGACACACCTCACTCAAGCTACCAAGGCGTACATCAAATTTATCATCGAGAAGGACACTGCTGGCTTGCACATCCCTGTGGCAGAGAACAGATAAAAATAGCTCAAGAGCAAATATTTGCATTGCTTCTAATTTATTGATCTTGATAAGAAGCATCTGTGCAGTCAGAATCCTTTGTGTTGCCATATAAAACTGACAAAATGACAAAAAATTCCAGTATCTGTCGTGATCTACTGTGTGGCTCACATAGTCGCATTGAtagcaaaacaaacaaaaaaactaCTCAAATAAGGGCAACAAAGAACTTCCTATCCTTTTGTGTGACAGAATTGGTGGGTGTTTAAATGCACATAGTCAGCAGATCCCATAAATCCCATTGTAaagaaaaaatttaatattGAAAAATGATATAGACTAGCAGAAACATCTCTCAACATGAAACTTAAGTAAATAAAATCATTGCTCACATTCAGTTTTTGGTATAGAGATAACGTACGGAATATGTAGAATATGTAGAGTATAGAGATGTAGTACAGAACTGCTGATTCAGCAATAACCAATACAAAGTATGCTGAGTGTATTTCTAGCTGTCACAAATTTCTAATAGGACATCTGAAGGCGGTAATCAGTGAAACCCCCAGTACCAAAAGGAAGAAAATCAATTATCAGAACACCCAGTTAAACACAAAAAGTAGAGACTGTCGGTCAACCACTAAACCCCATGTCATGATGATCAGAAAGAAGTATGGAGCTAAGCTAAATATCAAATTCACCAGGTTAATTTGCTAACAAATATCCAACTGAAGCAAATATAACATCCACAAAACTACACAGAAGTTTATACCTGTGAACCATTGGTGGATTACACTCATGGTGCAGATAGCAAAGAGCCTCAGCCACCCCTGTTGCAATTTTCAACCTCTTTATCCAATCCAAAGATTGCAtgccctcctcttcctcccttgACTTTCTGTGCAGTGCACTTGATAAATCACCGTTTCGAACAAACCTATACACAAGAACCTTTTCTTCTTCGTTATCAAGACAATACCCCATGAACAGGACCAACCTTTCATGCAATCCCTTCGCAAACAAATCTAACTCTGCCAGATATGCATCCTTCCTAGCCACACGCGCACTGATCCTCTTCACCACCACAGCAGTCCCATCTTGGAGCACACCATGGTATAGATCACCCGAGTGACCATGCTTGATAAGCCTCTCCTCCCCAAATCCTGAGGTGGCATTGGCAAGTTGATCGTAAGCGAATGAATCACCAACCTTCGCCAAGTTTTCAGACAATGCAGAAGGCTGTGTGCCCCTAGCAGCTGCAGCCACGCCGCTACCTAACACTCCCGACGGTGCCCTTGGCGCCCCACTTTCCCTCTGATCACTCCTCCTTGTCCCAGAACACACGAAGCAAAACACAACGGCTGCAACCGCGGCTATCAGCAGGAGGCCTCCGCCAATGGCCCCAATCAATATGTACTTCAAATTCTTGTGCTTCTTCCTCGCCGGTGCAGAAGATGCAGGCTGCGGCGCGGGTGCAACTGGCTCATCATATGGTAACCCACGCGTGGCATAGAACTCCTTGCAATCGGCCTGGCTGCGTTGTCCCGGAACGTCAAGGAAACAATTCAACTGAAACGACACATTCCCAGCACCACCGTCGGACACACCTAGCTTGCCGTCAAAGTAGTTCGCGGAGATATTGGCCAGCACCACACGGCCGAACAGCCGGCGGAAGGAATCCGGCACGACACCGTAGAAGAGGTTCCCCGACAGATCCACCACCTGCGCATTGGCTGGCAGAGCAAGCCCTGCCGTGGGCAATGCGCCGGTGAGGTTAGTCCGAGACACGTCGAGAACGCTCAGCCTCGGGAGCGACCAGACCGCGTCGGGCAGCGCGCCCGAGAACGCATTGCCCGAGAGGTTGAGGGTCCTGAGCCGCGTGAGCCCCGCGAGAGCGGCGGCCGGGAGCTGCCCCGACAGTTGGTTCCCTGAGAGGTTGAGGGTGGTGAGGTTGCTGAGGCCAGCGAGCGCCGAGGCGGGGATCTCCCCCGAGACGGCGCAGGCGGAGATGTCGAGGGACTGGAAGGTGGGCGCGAGCCCGGCGCCGAGCCACGACGGGATGGAGCCGGGGAGCCCGAAGCCCGCCGCTTCGAAGGCCTCGAGCCGCGTGAGGTTCCGCAGCCCGTCGACGGCGAATCGCGGGACCAGGCGCCCCAGCCGCGTGCGCCGCAGACCGACGAGGGTGAGCGACAcgacgcggccgccgcggcagcccaCGCCGGCCCACGCCGTGCACGGGTCCGCCCGCCGCGGCCAGTCCCGCGCCCGCAGCCCGAGCGAGCCCCGCAGCGCGTACAAACCCCAGAGATCCGACCGCGACGTCAGGTTCCCCTGCGCCACCACCGCCccgggcgccgccgccaccagcgCAACGAGCAGCAGCGCCCAGAGCCCGCTGCCGCGCATcatcacctccacctcctcctcccgccgcctccctccATGCCCGCCAGCGATGCGCCCGTGCCCACTCCGCGTTGAAGCCAAGGTGTCGACGGAATTGGGGAGGAGCAGAAAGCGCTGGAATTCGGAGGAAAATTAAACGCAATAAAGGTGAGGAGGGCAGAGGCAGAGCTACGCAGGTAACTACAGGgcgccaccaccaccttggGGTCTCTCACCACCCCACCATTAATGCCCAAAGTTACACTCCCCCAACCGCCTCCCAATTATTACTCCTCCACTCCCCTCTCCTCCGATTCGAACCAGCACGAGCAACGCCCGAATCCCGCACCGCTCTCTTCCCTCGCCGCCCGAGCTCGCCGCGGCCACGACGGCGCCGGCGAGCGCAGAGCGAGAAGTAGCGGGTGCGTGGAGGCGGCGACCGGAGccggggaagagagagagagagagacgaagcggaggagggagaggaagcctGTGCTAGTACTGCGGGGTTTTGTTTTGCTTAAGGAAGCTGTTAATTGTTTTTGAAACTCTCGGGGCTATGAAATGGaagggtttggtttggtttggtttccTCCGCTGCGCTGTGACTCGATTTGTTGCCACGTCTGGTTGGTTTAGCAGCTAAGCCGCGGGCCGCGGGGTGACGGGCTGGATCCCTGGGCGTCTGGGTTTGGGGGGATCTGACGGCGCTGGCGGCTGGCCCCGTGGTTTGGGGTGGGGCCGAATCGCGGCGCGGTGCCGTGCCATTGGTCACTGGTGTGGTGTGCTGTGTGCAGGTGTGGTGATGAACTGGTGCGCCGTGCGCGGTGGGATGGCCGGGTGGGTGCGGGCGTTTAGTTAGTGTTTGGTCATAAGCGGGTGCTATcatatgattttatttatatatttaaaaataagataattgtatttatatataaaatggttgtttgatgaagagataaaataaatttattttttattttagatctaCTATTAGTGTCACGTTCGAAATAGTATAATTAtgtttcactatttttttaaataacttAGAATATTTACTGATTCTGAATCATTTTATCATACTACTTTCTATCTAAATAGCTAAAGATAAGGTAAATATACTCTATACTATCTTGTTCAAAAATCAAACACTAATTTAGTAGCTAGTATCAGGAGttgatggaatttttttttggatgaGTATTGGAAACGAGACAAGACGGGTAGGAGGGTCAAAGAGGCGAGGGGTAGGGTGGTGGTTTGGTTTGTGTTTGGGTCAAGCGGCTGCGTGCGGCCAGCGCGGGAGGTGGATCGTGGGCGACCAGAGGGTTCTGGTTCGGTTTTTCCTACGTCTAATCTGCTGGGTACAGTGGCATTCCGAATTAGTAACACGTGACGTATTTTTAGCTGTCCATTTTCAGGAGCATTAACCAGCTACATCTAAGTATTTTCTGGCCTGCATTAGTTATGGTGATTTGGCAATCTTGATTCTGTTTTGTATGTGCTCCGGTGAAACATGCACGTGAGCATAGCGCATCGGCATTTTCTCACAAACAAGAAAACATTAACCAAGTGCGAAATTGTTGATTTAACGCGCTGGAATGGATCTTGTGGCTAGCAGGTCAACGCCAACCCAACCCAAGTTGTTGCTCCAGACTTGAGACTCCAGAGAGGCATGCCCAGACACAATCCCCGGCTGGCCGGCTCTCCTGACGTGAGGCCAGGCAACTTGGCGTGTGTTTGGATGCTCGGAAGGAGCCGTCCTAGAGATGACAATCAGAAAACGTGGTATTTGGTTGACGGACGACCAGGATAGGAGACGACGGAGCGATCCAATGCTAGAAAATATTTTCTCGTTATACTGGATTGTCGGATCTTTTCGTTGGATCgtttgattttatttagagtatAAAGAGTCatctaaaaattttaaatatttttatgagtaaactaaCAAtctgttttaattagtttgataaaaaGTCTAACACAATATTTAATTAAGATTCTCCAGATAAATCTACTTTTAATCTAACTTATAATGAGCTCATTTCATCCATCTTAAACaaacataaaattatattatattatctaaaaataaagataattctATCTCATCTAACTTCACCTCCAACCAAACGCAAACTTGATCCCACGTTAACCCTACACAGCCGATTCGGCACTACTATGCGGGCACGGAGAATCCACCCGGCGGCTGCCTACGTGGAACCATCTGGCGCCCTTGCCGGTGGATGGAGCCCGGATTGGACGCGCGGCAAGGCGAGACGGGATCCGAAGGTCCACCTCGCGCGTGGGGCCGTCTACGCGGCGGCGCCACCCGCCACGTCGCGGGCTCCGAGAAAACCTCACGCACGCACGCTCTCCAGGCACAGGGCAACGAGCAGCGCGTCcacctgcggcggcggcggcggcggctgttcGCTGCTGGGAGATTGGAGCAGAAGAATGGAACCCCATCTGTGCGTCTGCACGCCCCTGTTCGCTTCGCACGCAGCTCCCCGGGCGCCGGGCCGGGCGTACAGGGGAATGTTTCGCTCTGGCCACCCCTCTGCCTGCGCCCCCTTGGATTTTTGCCGCGTCCGTCGTCCTCGGGGCTCGACTTGACATCTTTTCCGGTTCTCCTGCGGCGGGCCGAGTCGTCGTCTTCTTAGATGCATCTCGTGGTTTGCGTTTTTGCGTGCGGAACTGATGCACATGAGCTCGAAAGTACAGTCCTTAAATTTTAGCTTCACTTTCGTCATTTTGGCTGCAATTTGTCGCTACACTTTTAACTTGTCATTGtcattggcaaaaaaaaaatgttgtcaTATTCTGTACAACATGTATCGGTTTCGAACCGTTCTTTTAGAAAACGTGTGTGCTTTCTGCTTCAGGTAAATACATCTTTGCCGcagagtaaattttataaaactataactacgtatatctaattattataaaactataatttttaaaataaattttacaaaactaaaaGTACTTATCTTAGTAATATAAAACttaattttatatataaaactataactattttgcgTAAAATAGTTTTAGTTTTATGAAAcacaaaaatatagttttgtgtaaaaaaatatagttttgtattactaGAGTCATAAGAGTAGTTTCGTGAAACTCATtttaaaagttataattttataaaactcaTTCTAAAAGTTATATTACCTCTGTTCTCTTTTAATCTTGTTTTAGGATTTGAGTTTTCTTCTCAAATAGATATCATTCTCAGTTTTCTAAGCATTATCTTCCTAAATAGCCCTATTAAATTTTGAGAGTCACAAGACGTTCTCAGGGATCCATGGTTCTCCTGTTAATTTATTCAAATACTACATTTGGGAGTTAATTAGAGGGTAGGCTGCAATTAAAAGGGCAAAAATGTCACAAGAGAAAGTATTAAGTGGTGCATTGGTCTCTGTGAGGAAGGCTAAAAGGACAAGTAATTTCGAATAAAGGtagtagttttgtgataattaagtgtaaatatttataattttataaaatttactcttatCCTAAAAGGCAGTAAAGGGACACACTACTTTCATTCATGGGCGGATCCAGGAgcttaagggcctgtttgtttcagctagagattctgaaaagcagcttataaaagctggattgttaaaagctggattgtgaaaagcttttaaattatagattctaaaaaaatttaatggacagtttagtaaaatggactttcacaatctatcaaaagctgagaaaacccagcttctcagattctcacaatccaaccagcagattttaaaaagctataaccaaaagctgcctgtttgtttcagcttcggattataaaagctgaaagccagaatccgaagctgaaacaaacagggcctaagccCCCTACCCGGGCACAATTGACAGTCCCTAGGTCCCTCTATAATTGTTTTTGtttggaagaagaagagaatgaggggaagatgaggagaaaaaaaagaaaaaggaagaaaatgagGAAGATCCCCTACTTCTTAACGATCGGATCCTCTGCAGTTGAGGCTACTGCAGCTACAGTAAAATGTATCAGGTCTGATCTGAGTCGTTGATTTCAGGGCGAACGCATCAGATCCGTATGCTACAGTGGCGCTATAGTAGTGTGCTACAGTACCAGAACCACTGCACGGCAAACCAGATTATTGTTGCTACAGTGAACGTGATTAGCTAGTGCATATCACTGCAGCCGCATCAGACTAGGTTTACTGTATAAACAGTGATCCTCGGCattaatccatcactaatgcaAGGATCCGGGTCCACTTCTTAACTCTCGATCCGTCATTGGCTTCATGGTTCCTTTTAGAAAACACCACGCATACATATCAACTAGATGTGATTCTACTGTGCAACTGAGATCTGCATGGACCCATGTCTACGCACACGCCACTTGCAAGAAGCTCTCGTGTTAGTTTAAGTGTCCAAGTGTAAATGCATGTGCCTAAGGCCGAACAACACTACTCTAAGTTTCTAACCTTAAACAACCTATATATATGAAGGGTTGTAAAGCGAGCCCCATTTGATTAGGCCAGAAAAGGTTAAGGTGCACGCATTGCTCCCTGTCGAGCTAGCTGCCCACATCCATCATCGCTCTACCTGTACTCTACCAACTACGGCTGCGCTGGTGATATGTACGCTACTGCTTCTTCCTGAGATGCATGCTGCATGCACGCATCAGCCATGATCGGTCGCTCCATTATTGGCGATGTAATTAGCCTAAGCTTAAACTAATACAAACTTGCAACCCTGCCAAGTGGGACTATCTCGTGAGTGGTGAGTCAAAACTCAAAAGGAGACTTGATGTTTTTAGTATAACATGCATATGGACCAGTTGTACTGTAGTACTGCAGTTTATCAGGAACAGTTGTGTAGGCATGCATGTGTAGGTTATCATGCGCATCCGGGTAGGAGAAAATCTCAGGGGAGGGCATTGCGTAGATGTACAGTATTCCAAGTAGGTAAGCTAGGTTGCCAGACCTTGCGCAGTACTCTCCACACAGTAAGAAATTACTAAAGCTAAACGGTGGTACTAGAGTACTCCTAGTACAGTACTACACCGGAAGTTAATTATGGATGTGTTTTGGTTTGTAGGGGCCTATTGGTTTGTGAGATGTGAG of Phragmites australis chromosome 3, lpPhrAust1.1, whole genome shotgun sequence contains these proteins:
- the LOC133913197 gene encoding probable LRR receptor-like serine/threonine-protein kinase At2g16250, with translation MMRGSGLWALLLVALVAAAPGAVVAQGNLTSRSDLWGLYALRGSLGLRARDWPRRADPCTAWAGVGCRGGRVVSLTLVGLRRTRLGRLVPRFAVDGLRNLTRLEAFEAAGFGLPGSIPSWLGAGLAPTFQSLDISACAVSGEIPASALAGLSNLTTLNLSGNQLSGQLPAAALAGLTRLRTLNLSGNAFSGALPDAVWSLPRLSVLDVSRTNLTGALPTAGLALPANAQVVDLSGNLFYGVVPDSFRRLFGRVVLANISANYFDGKLGVSDGGAGNVSFQLNCFLDVPGQRSQADCKEFYATRGLPYDEPVAPAPQPASSAPARKKHKNLKYILIGAIGGGLLLIAAVAAVVFCFVCSGTRRSDQRESGAPRAPSGVLGSGVAAAARGTQPSALSENLAKVGDSFAYDQLANATSGFGEERLIKHGHSGDLYHGVLQDGTAVVVKRISARVARKDAYLAELDLFAKGLHERLVLFMGYCLDNEEEKVLVYRFVRNGDLSSALHRKSREEEEGMQSLDWIKRLKIATGVAEALCYLHHECNPPMVHRDVQASSVLLDDKFDVRLGSLSEVCPQEGEGHQSVITKLLRFSSTADQGSSGSPSASCSYDVYCFGKVLLELVTGRLGISASNDAATSEWLDNTLRYINIYEKELMSKIIDPTLIIDEDHLEEVWAMAIVAKSCLNPRSSKRPPMKYILKALENPLKVVREDNVSSSARLRATSSRGSWNAALFGSWRHSSSDIGPSRDDNILKLSETIKSSGGSNGDHSSSRRRQSKEIFPEPSGSRDTED